The genomic window CTGGAAGAAGTTAAAGGGGGTTAATACATGAGTTATAAACTTGCTGCCAAACTGTATAAGGACACTAGGAAAGTAAAAGGCTTTTCCCAACAGTTACTAGACATGGCTAGGAAGGAATTTATAAATAGAAACATAAACGAGCAAGATTACAGCAAGATGATCGACCTTCTAACTTGCTTGAATCTCCAATCACAAGAAATGTCTTTCGAGGTGGAAAGCTACAAAAATGCTTTAGCCAGGAGCAGAAAAAGAAAGATAGGAAAATATAATATTGATGTTAGAGCGTGATTGTTCGTTTTTTAACGGTTTGGAAGAGCTGCAAGGGATCTCTTTTCCTGGTTATTTTGAGAGAAAACCCAAACGTTTTAATTTTAGTAAATGGTTAAAATCTATTAAAAACCAAACAAGGAGAATAAAAAATGATATTAAACTTAAATAAAACAGAATCGGCAGTATTGCTCTTTCATATGGCAATGATGAGGAAAAGCGCCAGGAATACATTTAAACGAAATAAGCAAGGAAATAGCAAAGAAATGCTTTCTAGTTTTGACGAAATAAAAAACAGCCTGGAGGAATTCATGGAAAACCAGGACGAGCAAGCCGAAGAAGAAAAAAAGAAATACGAATTTCATTACAATATAAACGAAATTATTATGCTTAATGGTTTCATTGGCTCTTATACTGAAAAACTAGAAAAAACGTTGAGTGCTGCCGGTCAGATCGTGGAAGAAGATCGAAAACAGATAGATTGCTTACTTACTATAAAAGATCGGACAGGAAAGCTTTTAAATGCGTAAGATAGCCATGATCACATTATTTTTTATAGTTTTCTCTAGCTTGCAGCATGTTGCAGCTGCAAGCCTAACAGATGAAAAAATAATGTTTGAAAACGAATTGGAAGATATAGCCCAGGAGATCGAGCGAACAGAAGAAAAGGAAAAACTAATACCTTTAAAACAAAAGGAAAACGAATTAAAAGCAACGATAAGCGCCTATGAGAAAGCTATAAACTATTTACCAGGGAAAGCAACCATGCAATTAAATAGCTTTGCTTCTATGCAATTAGGAAGCGACAGCCCACCGCAGGAATACATATCTATTTACCAGGCAGCAGCGAAAAAATATAACATGGATTGGACTTTACTTGCGGCAGTTCACAAGATAGAAACGCAGTACAGCAGTATAAATAATATGGTATCAAGCGCCGGGGCGGTTGGTCACATGCAGTTTATGCCTGCAACATGGGATTTTTACGGGGTGGACGGAAACGGGGACGGACAAGCCGACCCATATAATATAAGGGACGCTATTTTTTCAGCAGCAAACTATTTGAGTGCTTCCGGAGCAAGTGACGGACTTATTAAAAAAGCGCTCTTTGCTTATAATCACTCAACGAAATACGGAAATGATGTATTAACCGTACAAACGAATATTAAACAAGCTTTCACTAAAAACAATATTGATAGTGTGGAGATCGGGAAGCAGTTCATAAATAATTCTATTTATGTATTCGGCGGCGGCAGGAATCAAAGCGACATAGATCGAGGGCGGTTTGATTGTTCCTCATTCGTTCACTTTTCATTAACAAATACGGGTTATGATGTGGGCGCTCTTTCTTCCGTTACTACCGATACACTAAAGAAGCTAGGAAAAAGCGTATCTATTAGCGATATACAGCCCGGCGACCTGGTTTTCTTTGATACGTATAAAAAAGACGGGCATGTTGGTATTTATGCCGGAAAAGGGAAGTTTATCGGCGCACAAGAAAGCACCGGGGTTGCTATTGCAGATATGACAACAGGTTACTGGAAAGAAAAGTTTAACGGGCGAATAAAGCGCCTATAAGGAGATATAAAAAATGATAGCAATAATTATAATGACTATGCTTTTTCTTGCAGCAGCATTATTCATTATTGATATGCAAGATCGAGGGGGTGAAGTCATGACAATTGGGAAGATCAGAACAATTTTATATAAGCTTGCAAAGATACTAGGAGACATAAACGCAGTTAAAAGAGGACGAGTAAAGCAGCGTATTAAAAATAGAGTCATCGGGAAGTTTACAGGGCGACTTTTTAAATAGTTGTGGACGGTCAAACAGCCTTTCTATATAATAGGTATATGCAATATATATACCATTTATAGAAAGGTTGTTATCATTGGGACGAAGGCAAAAAAACTTCAAATTGAGAGAAACAACAATTACGAAATTAGAGAAGCTGCAACAACATTATAACAAAGTCACCAGGAGCACAGACCCTTTTCAAAAGGAGGTAACACAAACGGACATATTAGAGAAATTAATAAACGATCATTACCAGGAATTAAAAGAACAGGGTTATGAAACTTTTTAATAAAGAGGTTAGGAAACACAATAGATATTATGTTTCCTTATAAAAAAAGCTGGAAACCTTGCTACAAAAGGGGTTATAATAAAATACGAACAAATGTTTGTAATTACTAAACAATTAAAGAAACATAACCGATATAAAAGTTTCAAACAAAGAAACAAAACGAATATAAAAGGAGGGGATATTTTGAACGAAGTGCAACCGATCAGAGACCCGGAAGTCATTGAAAAGATGAAACGGGAATTATCCAAAAAAGGCTCACGAAATGAATTTATGTTTGTATTCGGTATTAATACCGGGTTACGAATTAGTGACATGCTTCTCTTGAAGGTTAAAGACGTAAGAGGAAAAGACTTTTTTATTGTGAAAGAAAAGAAAACAGGAAGCATTAAACGTTTTAAAATCAATCAAGAATTATACATACGAATTGATAGTTACACCAGGGACAGGAAAGAGGAAGATTA from Virgibacillus sp. SK37 includes these protein-coding regions:
- a CDS encoding NlpC/P60 family protein, coding for MRKIAMITLFFIVFSSLQHVAAASLTDEKIMFENELEDIAQEIERTEEKEKLIPLKQKENELKATISAYEKAINYLPGKATMQLNSFASMQLGSDSPPQEYISIYQAAAKKYNMDWTLLAAVHKIETQYSSINNMVSSAGAVGHMQFMPATWDFYGVDGNGDGQADPYNIRDAIFSAANYLSASGASDGLIKKALFAYNHSTKYGNDVLTVQTNIKQAFTKNNIDSVEIGKQFINNSIYVFGGGRNQSDIDRGRFDCSSFVHFSLTNTGYDVGALSSVTTDTLKKLGKSVSISDIQPGDLVFFDTYKKDGHVGIYAGKGKFIGAQESTGVAIADMTTGYWKEKFNGRIKRL
- a CDS encoding site-specific integrase, yielding MNEVQPIRDPEVIEKMKRELSKKGSRNEFMFVFGINTGLRISDMLLLKVKDVRGKDFFIVKEKKTGSIKRFKINQELYIRIDSYTRDRKEEDYLFQSTRGNTPIQRVQAYKILNEAARAIGLNEIIGTHTLRKTFGYHFYKKTKDVDMLQRIFNHSAPSITKRYIGVSQDEIDQALDDFSL